The DNA segment GCGCTGCTGGACATCGACCACGGCACGTTTCCGTTTGTGACCAGCAGCAACAGCTCTGGGGTGGGCGTTCCCAGCGGATCGGGCGTGCCGGGGCGATGGATCGACAAAACACTGGGCGTCGTGAAGGCGTATTCCACCCGCGTTGGCGGCGGACCCTTTCCGACAGAGCAAAACAACGAAATCGGCCATCACTTGCGGGAACGGGGCAATGAATACGGCACGGTCACACGGCGGCCACGGCGTTGCGGCTGGTTCGATGCCGTGGCGGTGCGGTACACCGCCCGGCTCAGCGGCGTCGATGCAGTTGCCGTGATGTTATTGGACGTGCTCAGCAAACTGCCCGAGCTGAACATTTGCACGGCTTACGAAATCGCCGGCCGCCGTGTCATCCAATTTCCCAGCCATGTGGACGATTTGCGCACGGCCGTGCCGATTTACGAAACGCTGCCCGGCTGGGAGGAAGAAATTACAGCAGCCCGGCAAATGGCCGATTTACCGGAGAATGCCCGGCGATATTTGAAGCGGATCAGCGAGCTCGTGGGCCGGCCGGTGGAAGTAGTTTCGGTGGGACCGGACCGGGAGCAAACCATTTTGTCCGGCGGCGCCCCGGCGGCGGTTGCAGTCAGATGATCTGGCAAAATCGAGAAGGGTTTATGAAATCGAATGATCCACAAAGCCCTGGGGGTGCAACTCCTGGGCTTTTAATGTGAGTTATAATGAATTGCGTTCCGCGTTTAGTTCCTTTCTGCATCTTATATTCTCGATTGGTTTTCCGTGTCTCACGTTGCCCCCGCTCCTGTTGAAGTCTTGCCTGCACCACGGCAAAAAATGCCGAGGCACATTGCCGTCATCATGGACGGGAACGGCCGGTGGGCGCAGCGGCAAAACTTGCCGCGGATTGAGGGGCACCGCCGCGGCGTGGCGAGCGTGCGCCGGATTACCGAAGAAGCAGCCCGGCTGGGCATCGAGCAACTTACGCTGTATTGCCTGTCGAGCGAAAACTGGAAACGACCGCAGCCGGAGGTGAACTTCCTGATGCACTTGCTGGAACAGTACATGATCGAAGAGCGAACCACGATCATGGACAACGACATCCGTGTGGGGGTGATCGGCCGCCGCGAAGGCATTCCGGCTGCCACGCAGGACGAAATGGATAAAACCATCGCGATGACCGCCGCCAACGGCGGCATGCGGTTATGCCTGGCGATCAATTATGGGGGACGGACCGAGATGCTCGACGCCGTGAAAGAAATCGCCGCGCAAGTAGAAACGGGCCGATTACAGGCCGAGGAGCTTAGCGAACAAACAATTTCCGATCATCTGTACACGGCCGGCATGCGTGATCCCGATTTGCTCATCCGCACGGCCGGGGAAATGCGCATCAGCAATTTTCTGCTGTGGCAAATCAGCTACACAGAAATTTGGGTGACCGAAAAATGCTGGCCTGAGTTTGAAGTGAGCGACTTGCACGCGGCCCTTGGAGACTATGCCCAGCGCGACCGGCGGTATGGCGGATTGACGCTGGAAGAATAACGGCTTTGCGCGACCAGCGGTCGCGGCTTTATGTTAGAAAACTGACCACTGACCACTGGTTCTGTGTGCTTCGACATCGCCTTCTTGTTGGTACGCTGCTGATTGCCGCATTTGCGGGCTTGTGCTGGTTGGACGAAACTCGGGCACTGGGCGCGCCCGGGGGAGCTTGGTTGTTTCCGGTGGCGCTATTGTTGAGCGTGCTTGCCAGCGGCGAAATATTGGGCTTGCTGGCCGCGGCGGAACGGCGGCCCATTGGCTGGCTGGTTTATGCCGGTAATGTTTTCATCGTGGCAGCCAACGGCGTGCCGGCATTTGGGCCGGCTAGCTGGGCACAAAGTTCTCTGGGCAATTTCGGGTGGCCACTGGCGGCGCTGGCGGTTGCCGTGCTGGCGGCTTTCATCGGTGAAATTGTTCGATACCAGAAGGA comes from the Pirellulales bacterium genome and includes:
- a CDS encoding isoprenyl transferase, which gives rise to MPRHIAVIMDGNGRWAQRQNLPRIEGHRRGVASVRRITEEAARLGIEQLTLYCLSSENWKRPQPEVNFLMHLLEQYMIEERTTIMDNDIRVGVIGRREGIPAATQDEMDKTIAMTAANGGMRLCLAINYGGRTEMLDAVKEIAAQVETGRLQAEELSEQTISDHLYTAGMRDPDLLIRTAGEMRISNFLLWQISYTEIWVTEKCWPEFEVSDLHAALGDYAQRDRRYGGLTLEE